A single window of Silurus meridionalis isolate SWU-2019-XX chromosome 11, ASM1480568v1, whole genome shotgun sequence DNA harbors:
- the acads gene encoding short-chain specific acyl-CoA dehydrogenase, mitochondrial isoform X2: protein MQLTVLSRAVRCGARFFTQLAELPELHQILRQTCQDYAAKELAPIAAHLDKNHSFPTKQVQELGTMGVMAMEVPESLGGAGMDYLAYSLAVEEISRGCASTGVIVSVNNSLYLGPILKFGTEEQKQQWISPFTTGEKVGCFALSEPGNGSDAGAASTQARQEGNEWVLNGTKAWITNCWDASAAVVFATTDKSLKHKGISAFLVPMPHPGLSLGKKEDKLGIRASSTANLILEDCRIPLINLLGERGMGFKIAMQTLDSGRIGIASQALGIAQAALDCAADYAQKRIAFGAPIAKLQAIQFKLADMSVAIESARLLTWKAAMLRDGKKLYSKEAAMAKLAASEAATFVSHQAIQVLGGMGYVTDMPAERHYRDARITEIYEGTSEIQRLVIANQVLKEYQQ from the exons ATGCAGCTGACAG TACTGAGCAGGGCTGTGAGATGTGGTGCTCGTTTCTTCACTCAGCTTGCAGAATTACCTGAACTTCATCAAATTCTGAGGCAGACATGCCAGGACTATGCAGCAAAAGAACTTGCTCCAATTGCTGCACACCTTGACAAAAATCATTCTTTTCCAACTAAGCAG GTTCAGGAACTTGGAACAATGGGTGTGATGGCCATGGAGGTACCAGAGAGTCTTGGGGGAGCTGGAATGGATTATTTGGCATATAGCCTGGCTGTTGAAGAGATAAGCAGAGGCTGTGCATCCACTGGGGTCATAGTCAGTGTCAATAAT TCATTATATCTGGGCCCTATTCTAAAGTTTGGCACAGAAGAGCAAAAGCAGCAGTGGATATCTCCTTTTACCACTGGGGAGAAAGTAGGCTGCTTTGCTTTGAGTGAACCAG GCAATGGGAGTGATGCAGGTGCAGCCTCCACGCAGGCACGTCAGGAGGGAAATGAATGGGTGCTGAATGGCACCAAAGCTTGGATCACCAACTGCTGGGATGCGTCTGCTGCAGTTGTTTTTGCAACAACAGATAAAAGTTTAAAACATAAA GGAATCAGTGCCTTCCTGGTACCTATGCCTCATCCAGGACTATCTCTTGGAAAGAAAGAGGATAAGCTTGGAATCCGAGCATCATCCACAGCTAACCTGATTCTGGAGGACTGCCGTATTCCACTGATAAACCTATTGGGAGAGCGAGGGATGGGTTTCAAGATTGCCATG CAAACCCTGGACAGTGGGCGCATTGGAATTGCATCACAGGCTCTTGGAATTGCACAAGCAGCCCTAGACTGTGCAGCTGATTATGCTCAGAAGAGGATTGCCTTTGGAGCACCGATTGCAAAGTTGCAAGCAATACAG TTTAAGTTGGCAGACATGTCTGTGGCTATAGAAAGTGCACGTCTTCTCACCTGGAAAGCTGCAATGTTACGAGATGGAAAGAAACTTTACTCGAAG GAAGCTGCAATGGCCAAACTGGCTGCATCTGAAGCAGCAACCTTTGTTTCTCATCAG GCCATTCAGGTGTTAGGAGGAATGGGTTATGTTACAGACATGCCTGCTGAGAGACACTACCGTGATGCCCGCATCACTGAAATCTATGAGGGGACCAGCGAAATTCAGAGGCTTGTCATTGCAAACCAGGTTTTGAAGGAATACCAGCAATAG
- the acads gene encoding short-chain specific acyl-CoA dehydrogenase, mitochondrial isoform X1, with translation MAAVFKARKVLSRAVRCGARFFTQLAELPELHQILRQTCQDYAAKELAPIAAHLDKNHSFPTKQVQELGTMGVMAMEVPESLGGAGMDYLAYSLAVEEISRGCASTGVIVSVNNSLYLGPILKFGTEEQKQQWISPFTTGEKVGCFALSEPGNGSDAGAASTQARQEGNEWVLNGTKAWITNCWDASAAVVFATTDKSLKHKGISAFLVPMPHPGLSLGKKEDKLGIRASSTANLILEDCRIPLINLLGERGMGFKIAMQTLDSGRIGIASQALGIAQAALDCAADYAQKRIAFGAPIAKLQAIQFKLADMSVAIESARLLTWKAAMLRDGKKLYSKEAAMAKLAASEAATFVSHQAIQVLGGMGYVTDMPAERHYRDARITEIYEGTSEIQRLVIANQVLKEYQQ, from the exons TACTGAGCAGGGCTGTGAGATGTGGTGCTCGTTTCTTCACTCAGCTTGCAGAATTACCTGAACTTCATCAAATTCTGAGGCAGACATGCCAGGACTATGCAGCAAAAGAACTTGCTCCAATTGCTGCACACCTTGACAAAAATCATTCTTTTCCAACTAAGCAG GTTCAGGAACTTGGAACAATGGGTGTGATGGCCATGGAGGTACCAGAGAGTCTTGGGGGAGCTGGAATGGATTATTTGGCATATAGCCTGGCTGTTGAAGAGATAAGCAGAGGCTGTGCATCCACTGGGGTCATAGTCAGTGTCAATAAT TCATTATATCTGGGCCCTATTCTAAAGTTTGGCACAGAAGAGCAAAAGCAGCAGTGGATATCTCCTTTTACCACTGGGGAGAAAGTAGGCTGCTTTGCTTTGAGTGAACCAG GCAATGGGAGTGATGCAGGTGCAGCCTCCACGCAGGCACGTCAGGAGGGAAATGAATGGGTGCTGAATGGCACCAAAGCTTGGATCACCAACTGCTGGGATGCGTCTGCTGCAGTTGTTTTTGCAACAACAGATAAAAGTTTAAAACATAAA GGAATCAGTGCCTTCCTGGTACCTATGCCTCATCCAGGACTATCTCTTGGAAAGAAAGAGGATAAGCTTGGAATCCGAGCATCATCCACAGCTAACCTGATTCTGGAGGACTGCCGTATTCCACTGATAAACCTATTGGGAGAGCGAGGGATGGGTTTCAAGATTGCCATG CAAACCCTGGACAGTGGGCGCATTGGAATTGCATCACAGGCTCTTGGAATTGCACAAGCAGCCCTAGACTGTGCAGCTGATTATGCTCAGAAGAGGATTGCCTTTGGAGCACCGATTGCAAAGTTGCAAGCAATACAG TTTAAGTTGGCAGACATGTCTGTGGCTATAGAAAGTGCACGTCTTCTCACCTGGAAAGCTGCAATGTTACGAGATGGAAAGAAACTTTACTCGAAG GAAGCTGCAATGGCCAAACTGGCTGCATCTGAAGCAGCAACCTTTGTTTCTCATCAG GCCATTCAGGTGTTAGGAGGAATGGGTTATGTTACAGACATGCCTGCTGAGAGACACTACCGTGATGCCCGCATCACTGAAATCTATGAGGGGACCAGCGAAATTCAGAGGCTTGTCATTGCAAACCAGGTTTTGAAGGAATACCAGCAATAG
- the acads gene encoding short-chain specific acyl-CoA dehydrogenase, mitochondrial isoform X3: MGVMAMEVPESLGGAGMDYLAYSLAVEEISRGCASTGVIVSVNNSLYLGPILKFGTEEQKQQWISPFTTGEKVGCFALSEPGNGSDAGAASTQARQEGNEWVLNGTKAWITNCWDASAAVVFATTDKSLKHKGISAFLVPMPHPGLSLGKKEDKLGIRASSTANLILEDCRIPLINLLGERGMGFKIAMQTLDSGRIGIASQALGIAQAALDCAADYAQKRIAFGAPIAKLQAIQFKLADMSVAIESARLLTWKAAMLRDGKKLYSKEAAMAKLAASEAATFVSHQAIQVLGGMGYVTDMPAERHYRDARITEIYEGTSEIQRLVIANQVLKEYQQ; this comes from the exons ATGGGTGTGATGGCCATGGAGGTACCAGAGAGTCTTGGGGGAGCTGGAATGGATTATTTGGCATATAGCCTGGCTGTTGAAGAGATAAGCAGAGGCTGTGCATCCACTGGGGTCATAGTCAGTGTCAATAAT TCATTATATCTGGGCCCTATTCTAAAGTTTGGCACAGAAGAGCAAAAGCAGCAGTGGATATCTCCTTTTACCACTGGGGAGAAAGTAGGCTGCTTTGCTTTGAGTGAACCAG GCAATGGGAGTGATGCAGGTGCAGCCTCCACGCAGGCACGTCAGGAGGGAAATGAATGGGTGCTGAATGGCACCAAAGCTTGGATCACCAACTGCTGGGATGCGTCTGCTGCAGTTGTTTTTGCAACAACAGATAAAAGTTTAAAACATAAA GGAATCAGTGCCTTCCTGGTACCTATGCCTCATCCAGGACTATCTCTTGGAAAGAAAGAGGATAAGCTTGGAATCCGAGCATCATCCACAGCTAACCTGATTCTGGAGGACTGCCGTATTCCACTGATAAACCTATTGGGAGAGCGAGGGATGGGTTTCAAGATTGCCATG CAAACCCTGGACAGTGGGCGCATTGGAATTGCATCACAGGCTCTTGGAATTGCACAAGCAGCCCTAGACTGTGCAGCTGATTATGCTCAGAAGAGGATTGCCTTTGGAGCACCGATTGCAAAGTTGCAAGCAATACAG TTTAAGTTGGCAGACATGTCTGTGGCTATAGAAAGTGCACGTCTTCTCACCTGGAAAGCTGCAATGTTACGAGATGGAAAGAAACTTTACTCGAAG GAAGCTGCAATGGCCAAACTGGCTGCATCTGAAGCAGCAACCTTTGTTTCTCATCAG GCCATTCAGGTGTTAGGAGGAATGGGTTATGTTACAGACATGCCTGCTGAGAGACACTACCGTGATGCCCGCATCACTGAAATCTATGAGGGGACCAGCGAAATTCAGAGGCTTGTCATTGCAAACCAGGTTTTGAAGGAATACCAGCAATAG